The uncultured Desulfobulbus sp. genome window below encodes:
- a CDS encoding DUF6444 domain-containing protein yields MAEEYTPLDLQISEAELERLPTSALRLIIRTLLDHIAKQDQRIRELEAEVRQLKARLDQNSSNSNKPPSFDSPYQENTPKPSKRKSGGRKGHKGHRQQLIPPTKTEIVVLARVPMAAGRLPS; encoded by the coding sequence GTGGCTGAGGAATATACGCCCCTGGACCTCCAGATCAGCGAGGCCGAGCTAGAACGGTTGCCCACTTCGGCTCTGCGACTAATTATCCGCACACTGCTGGATCATATCGCCAAGCAGGACCAGCGAATACGAGAACTGGAGGCCGAGGTCAGGCAACTCAAGGCCAGGCTTGACCAAAACTCGTCCAATTCCAACAAGCCGCCCTCATTCGATTCGCCCTACCAAGAAAACACGCCTAAACCCAGCAAGAGGAAATCCGGTGGGCGCAAGGGCCACAAAGGGCACCGCCAGCAGCTCATACCACCAACAAAAACCGAGATCGTTGTCCTGGCCCGTGTACCTATGGCTGCTGGACGTTTACCAAGTTAG
- a CDS encoding ABC transporter ATP-binding protein, with protein sequence MSQNVIQVSDLGKSYRLGLREKQADTFRDLLTGLVRAPMQRIRNLGEHTLESEDAFWALRDVSFAIQPGEVVGIIGRNGAGKSTLLKVLSRITEPTKGEIRLRGRISSLLEVGTGFHPELTGRENIFLNGSILGMSKAEIKAKFDQIVAFSEIEKFLDTPVKRYSSGMYVRLAFAVAAHLEPEILIVDEVLAVGDLEFQKKCIGKMGEVAREGRTVLIVSHNMSAIQALCKRVILLRSGQLVEDGPTSDVIKNYLKFLEKRSVDPFNNNPERKCTGEIMLTKVQMLDQWHNPLPQPIAGETLVLQFDYENNTDNARADFVMTIYNHFGIGVSSVGTRLAGTSLTLRKTGHFLCTLPALPLPFGDYRVAVAVQIDGKNIDHIPNILCFSVTLSRFYKTGLSPDINYSTSLMQCEWSFDLD encoded by the coding sequence ATGAGCCAAAACGTTATCCAAGTTTCCGACCTGGGAAAATCCTATCGCTTGGGACTTCGCGAAAAACAAGCCGACACCTTCAGAGACCTCCTCACCGGCTTGGTTCGTGCGCCCATGCAGAGAATTCGAAACCTCGGAGAGCATACTCTTGAATCAGAAGATGCCTTTTGGGCGCTCAGAGATGTTTCTTTTGCCATTCAACCCGGTGAAGTCGTTGGTATTATAGGAAGAAACGGTGCTGGAAAATCAACCCTGCTCAAGGTCCTTTCCCGTATCACCGAGCCAACGAAGGGCGAAATTCGCCTACGCGGGCGGATTTCATCGTTATTGGAAGTCGGCACCGGTTTTCACCCGGAATTAACCGGACGGGAAAATATTTTCCTCAACGGCTCTATTCTCGGCATGTCTAAGGCTGAAATCAAAGCAAAATTTGACCAGATAGTTGCCTTTTCTGAAATTGAAAAATTCCTCGACACTCCGGTCAAACGCTATTCCTCCGGTATGTATGTGCGCCTTGCATTTGCCGTGGCAGCTCATCTCGAACCTGAGATTCTCATTGTTGATGAAGTGCTGGCCGTAGGTGACCTAGAATTTCAAAAAAAATGTATAGGAAAAATGGGTGAGGTGGCCCGAGAGGGGAGGACTGTACTCATAGTCAGCCACAATATGAGCGCGATCCAGGCTCTATGCAAACGAGTAATACTTCTTCGCTCGGGACAATTGGTGGAGGATGGCCCGACCTCTGACGTTATCAAAAATTATCTGAAGTTCCTTGAGAAGAGATCCGTTGACCCATTCAACAATAACCCTGAACGCAAATGCACCGGTGAAATCATGTTGACAAAGGTGCAGATGCTTGACCAATGGCACAACCCATTGCCCCAGCCCATCGCTGGCGAAACGCTAGTCCTCCAATTTGACTACGAAAACAATACAGATAACGCCCGTGCCGATTTTGTGATGACCATCTACAATCATTTTGGAATCGGCGTCAGCAGTGTTGGGACGAGATTGGCTGGGACTTCACTCACGCTTCGCAAAACTGGCCATTTTCTTTGCACACTCCCAGCCTTGCCGCTGCCCTTCGGTGATTACCGGGTCGCCGTAGCTGTGCAGATTGATGGAAAAAATATTGACCATATCCCCAACATCTTGTGCTTTTCAGTAACGCTTTCCCGGTTTTATAAAACTGGGCTATCGCCGGATATTAATTATTCCACATCATTGATGCAGTGCGAGTGGAGCTTTGACCTCGACTAA
- a CDS encoding Druantia anti-phage system protein DruA produces the protein MRESSIEEDVVTWGNIRHLASNVLALNTRQLERDWFSFYREPICQLETFVETGHFQGTCYRAANWAKVGETTGRGKYARHYHRNEPVKAVFLYPLNKKFREQLRG, from the coding sequence TTGCGTGAATCCAGTATTGAAGAAGATGTTGTGACGTGGGGCAATATTCGTCATCTGGCCTCCAATGTTTTGGCTCTCAACACTCGCCAGCTGGAGCGGGATTGGTTCTCCTTTTACCGGGAGCCCATCTGCCAGCTGGAGACTTTTGTAGAGACGGGGCACTTCCAGGGAACCTGTTACCGGGCCGCCAACTGGGCCAAAGTAGGCGAAACCACCGGTCGCGGTAAATATGCCCGCCACTACCATCGAAATGAGCCGGTGAAGGCTGTCTTCCTCTACCCGTTGAACAAAAAGTTCAGGGAGCAGCTACGTGGCTGA
- a CDS encoding transposase, producing the protein MIDRASKAIHPHYEAIGEKAHAARGNHVDETPWKNNGKLNWLWVMASSVVAYFMVHTHRSKDAFASLVGVWEGILVSDGYRLYQNWVHARQTCLAHLIRRAKDPPTKVEWNAFYARLNRLIAQYIDSDSEAGKLVRHLDTEMGSLFTFLLEEGVDPTNNFGERMLRYAILWRKRSQGTSSDKGSRWVERIVSLRQTCRLQGKSSCHVLVDAMDAFFKDQQPDLEWIRAAT; encoded by the coding sequence ATTATCGACCGGGCCTCCAAAGCAATCCACCCTCATTACGAGGCCATCGGCGAAAAGGCACATGCTGCCAGGGGCAACCATGTTGACGAAACCCCATGGAAAAACAACGGCAAGCTCAACTGGCTCTGGGTAATGGCCAGTTCGGTAGTCGCCTATTTCATGGTCCACACCCATCGTTCCAAGGACGCCTTTGCGTCTTTGGTCGGAGTTTGGGAAGGCATCCTGGTCAGTGACGGCTATCGGTTGTATCAAAACTGGGTTCATGCCCGGCAAACCTGCCTGGCCCACCTGATCCGCCGGGCCAAGGATCCACCAACAAAAGTCGAGTGGAACGCATTTTATGCCCGGCTCAATCGGTTGATCGCGCAGTATATCGACTCCGACAGTGAAGCGGGAAAGCTTGTCCGCCATCTCGATACGGAAATGGGTTCATTGTTTACCTTTCTGCTCGAGGAAGGTGTTGACCCGACCAACAACTTCGGGGAGCGCATGCTGCGCTATGCCATACTCTGGCGAAAACGCAGCCAAGGGACCAGCAGTGATAAAGGCAGTCGCTGGGTGGAACGCATCGTTTCGCTCAGGCAAACCTGCCGCCTGCAGGGGAAATCATCCTGCCATGTCCTCGTGGACGCGATGGATGCGTTTTTCAAAGATCAACAGCCAGACCTGGAGTGGATCAGGGCGGCTACTTGA